A single uncultured Acetobacterium sp. DNA region contains:
- a CDS encoding MerR family transcriptional regulator — translation MTITEVSKKYDISQDTLRYYERIGLIPAVNRTKGGMRDYTEESCGWIELAKCMRSAGIPIEALIEYCALTQQGDQTIVARKELLVEERTKLVEKMEDMKKTLDKLNYKIDIYEKAEVTGVLSWKK, via the coding sequence ATGACCATAACAGAAGTAAGTAAAAAATATGATATTTCCCAAGATACCCTGCGTTATTATGAGCGGATCGGACTAATTCCGGCAGTCAATCGAACCAAAGGCGGGATGCGGGACTATACCGAAGAATCCTGCGGCTGGATTGAGCTGGCAAAATGCATGCGTTCGGCCGGGATTCCTATCGAGGCCCTGATTGAATACTGCGCTCTGACCCAGCAGGGGGATCAGACCATTGTCGCCAGAAAAGAGCTGCTGGTTGAGGAACGAACCAAGCTGGTGGAAAAAATGGAAGACATGAAAAAGACCCTCGATAAACTTAATTACAAGATTGACATCTACGAAAAAGCCGAAGTGACCGGGGTTTTGTCCTGGAAGAAGTAG